The DNA segment TAATTCGACTAACGTTCTGAAAGCTGACCTCATTAATTCCATTACTCCGCCTACTAGTGTAGTTTGTTCTCCGAATAAATCAGTTTCAGTTTCTTCCTTAAATGTGGTCTCTATTACTCCAGCTCTTGTAGCGCCTATACCTTTTGCAATTGCTAAAGCCTTTTCCATTGCCTTTCCAGACGGATTTTGCTGAACTGCCACTAATGCTGGAACTCCTCCTCCTTTAGTGTAAAAGTCTCTTACTGTTGCTCCTGGCCCTTTAGGCGCTACCATATAAACGTCGCTGGTACTAGGAGGATCAATTAGCTTATAATGTATATTAAAACCGTGGGCAAACACTAAATCTGCTCCTTCCTTCATATTTGGTTGTACTTTTTCTCTATATACGTACCTCTGAACCATATCAGGAATTAGAAATATTATAATATCAGCCTGCTTTACCGCATCTTCTGTATGTACTGGCTGAAAACCGTCTTGGACTGCTTGTTTCCACGAATTACCTTCTCTTTCTAAGCCTACTATAACGTTTAGTCCCGAATCCCTTAAGTTTAATGCCCATGCCCTTCCTTGGTTGCCGTAACCTAATACTGCAATTTTTTTATCTTTTATAGGATCTAAACTTGCATCTTGGTCTGTATATATTTTAGCCAACTTTTTCACCCCAACTATAGGTTGTTACTTTTGTATATGACGGGATAAAAAACGAATTGCTTTGGCAAGGAACTAATTTACCGTCTTCTAGAACCTCAACTTTTTCTACGTCTACAGTTTTACTTAAGTTGAGTATTGCCAAGTGGGTATTCTTAGTTTCTCTAACTAGGAGATAAACCTCGTATAAGCCGTCATCGCTTATTCTCCTTGCTGTGACCCAATCTATGTCTACCCATAGTTTTCTAAATGTACTAATTACTCTCTCTAGGAAGCCTGGGTCTCTATAATAACCAGTTACTTTAACTATTCTTCCTTGGGTCACTTACTATCACCTGCTTTAATTTTCCTCCAGGGGGTAAAGTGGGTAAAGCTAATTCGTTTTTATCTATTGGTAATCTAATTACAGTTGGCAAATCTTCCCTTATTGCGGTTTTTATTGCTTTTTCTAGTTCCTCATAACTATCTGCATTAAAACCTAAAGCACCAAATGCCTCAGCATATTTAACGAAATCCGGCGATGGTCCATAATCTACTCCTACTATCCTTTTATTCTGGAATAAGTCTTGTACTTGTCTTACTAAACCTAGAGATCTATTATCGAATATAACTGAAATCACTGGAATATGCTCATCAACGGCTGTAGCTAAATTATTTCCAGTCATCATAAAGGATCCATCGCCATCTAAATCTACTACTACTTTATCTGGTCTAGCAAGCTTTGCACCCATGGCTGCAGGTAATCCAAAACCCATTGTACCCATACCTGTTGAAGATAAGAAAGTCCTAGGTTCAAGAACTTCCCAAAATACTTCTGCCCACATTTGATGTTGTCCCACTCCAGTTGTTACTATTGCATCCCTAGGAATCGCATTTCTTATTGTCTTCAACGCTTTCCACGGTTTTATTTTACCCGGTTCGTCTTGATAGTAAAATTGTGCATAATACTCTTTCAATTCCTTAACTCTTTTCATCCATGCGGATCTATCTTTTTTCATTCCGACTTTAATTACTGCGTTTAATAATTCCCTAGTTAGAATTTTTGCATCGCCATACATAGCTACATCTACTTTGAACGCTCTCTCTGCATCGGTCGGGTCTAAGTTTATCATGATGAACTTCTTTTTAGTCTCTATCATCTCATCGTAAGAAGTAAATGTTCTATCACTTAATCTAGCCCCTATTATTAGCATTACGTCGGATTCTAACGCAGCAAGTGAGGCTTCCGCTCTTCCATAGTATCCCATGGGTCCAACATATAATGGATGATCGTGTGGAATCGCTGATTTTCCTGGTAAGGTTGAAATTATTGGACAAATTAGAGTTTCTGCCAAGTTTAATACTTCAGTAGTTGCATTGGACCAAGTTACTCCAGTACCAACTAGAATTATTGGTTTTTCTGCATTAACTAGTATTTCTGCTGCCTTCTTCAGTTTTTCTGGTTCTATAACAGTTCTGAACGGCTTATATCCTCTTACCATTGGTTTTTCTGGCCATTCTACTTCATCAATTTTTTCTAATTGGACGTCTCTCGGAATATCTACAAGTACTGGGCCAGGTCTTCCCGTAGTGGCAATGTAAAATGCGTTCTTTATCCATATTGGAATTTCACTTACAGTTTTTAATTGTACTACATACTTTGTTATATCTTTAAATATTCCTGGTTGGTCGGATTCCTGAAAAGCCATTTTTCCTATTGAAGATCTATTTACTTGTCCCGTTATCGCTATTACTGGTGAGCTATCCCAATATGCAGTTATCATTCCAGTTACTAGGTTAGTTGCTCCAGGGCCGGATGTAGCAGTAACCACACCAGGAAAGCCAGAAACTCTTGCAAATCCGTCTGCGGCGTGAGTTGCTCCCTGTTCGTGTCTCATTAATACGTGTCTTATTTCCTGGTTTTGTATTTCATAAAATAGTTCGTCATAAAACGGCATATTATATAATCCTGGTATGCCGAAGATTACTTTCACTCCTTCTCTCTTTAGCGCATCTACTAGAATTCTGGCGCCACTAGGCAACGTTCTTCACCTCTGTTACTATTTTTAGAAGAAGCAATTGGTTGACTTGAAAATATTTTAGAGAACTTATTGGATTTGGAGGGTATGATCACCTATCATCTTTTCCACGGCTTAGCAAATATACCGTTAAATTTTTAAGCTTTATCTTTTCTCTTTAAAAACTCTTATGATAATTTTTTAACTTTTTAAAAAGTTATGTATCCATAGGTTTAAAAATAGTTTAATCTAACATGTGAAGAATTTCACTATGGCATTTTATATCTTTCCACATTTCAACACATTTAATATTTCCTAAATATAACCATACATTTCCAAAGTGAGATCTTCTATCGTCAATAAACATTGTCTCCTCTGGTTTTATTTTAATCCCCTTATTTCTCAGTTCACTAAGAATCTCATTTATCATGATAAACTTGTAAGGAAAGTCTCTGGACACAATAACATCAAAATATTTATATAAATCTAGAATTTGTAAAATTTTTTGTGTTTTATCTGGGTAATTCCAGGTTGCTAAACCCAGTATTATTCCTTTCTTCTTCAGTTCTTCTAAAGTTTCTCTAACATCTGGAAAAACTTTTAGCTTTCTGCCTTTAGCGTCTTCAATTTCATTTTTATTAATAATTTTTATTGGATCCTCAAATTCTGAAATATTATAGTGATCCCAAAGAGTTTTGTCTGCATCAAATATTACTACTTTTATTTTCATCATTAGACTCTGATGGTGGGAGGGTAAAATAAATTATCTTTCCTTCGTGGTAGTCTCTAATTAATTGCCTTGCTGCTTCTTCAATAAGAGGCTCTTTATCTTTTTTATAAAACCAGCCTCTCTTAATTGCAATCTTCTGAAGCAAATCCAATCCATCGGAATAATCAAGTTTATAAGCAGACTTCAACGCATTTTTATCAAACTTTTCAATTCTATCTATAAGTAATAATGCTACCTTTACTGGATCTTCTATTTTCTCAACAGCTTGTCCCCTTATAGCTTTTTC comes from the Acidianus infernus genome and includes:
- the ilvC gene encoding ketol-acid reductoisomerase: MKKLAKIYTDQDASLDPIKDKKIAVLGYGNQGRAWALNLRDSGLNVIVGLEREGNSWKQAVQDGFQPVHTEDAVKQADIIIFLIPDMVQRYVYREKVQPNMKEGADLVFAHGFNIHYKLIDPPSTSDVYMVAPKGPGATVRDFYTKGGGVPALVAVQQNPSGKAMEKALAIAKGIGATRAGVIETTFKEETETDLFGEQTTLVGGVMELMRSAFRTLVELGYQPEVAYFETINEMKMIVDIIYEKGFTGMLKAVSDTAKYGGLTVGKFVINDEVRKRMLEAAEKIRSGKFAEEWIEEYNRGSPTIKEGLEEIENSLEEQTRRRLKEIIERGKPKS
- a CDS encoding ACT domain-containing protein is translated as MTQGRIVKVTGYYRDPGFLERVISTFRKLWVDIDWVTARRISDDGLYEVYLLVRETKNTHLAILNLSKTVDVEKVEVLEDGKLVPCQSNSFFIPSYTKVTTYSWGEKVG
- a CDS encoding acetolactate synthase large subunit, whose product is MPSGARILVDALKREGVKVIFGIPGLYNMPFYDELFYEIQNQEIRHVLMRHEQGATHAADGFARVSGFPGVVTATSGPGATNLVTGMITAYWDSSPVIAITGQVNRSSIGKMAFQESDQPGIFKDITKYVVQLKTVSEIPIWIKNAFYIATTGRPGPVLVDIPRDVQLEKIDEVEWPEKPMVRGYKPFRTVIEPEKLKKAAEILVNAEKPIILVGTGVTWSNATTEVLNLAETLICPIISTLPGKSAIPHDHPLYVGPMGYYGRAEASLAALESDVMLIIGARLSDRTFTSYDEMIETKKKFIMINLDPTDAERAFKVDVAMYGDAKILTRELLNAVIKVGMKKDRSAWMKRVKELKEYYAQFYYQDEPGKIKPWKALKTIRNAIPRDAIVTTGVGQHQMWAEVFWEVLEPRTFLSSTGMGTMGFGLPAAMGAKLARPDKVVVDLDGDGSFMMTGNNLATAVDEHIPVISVIFDNRSLGLVRQVQDLFQNKRIVGVDYGPSPDFVKYAEAFGALGFNADSYEELEKAIKTAIREDLPTVIRLPIDKNELALPTLPPGGKLKQVIVSDPRKNS
- a CDS encoding magnesium-dependent phosphatase-1, coding for MKIKVVIFDADKTLWDHYNISEFEDPIKIINKNEIEDAKGRKLKVFPDVRETLEELKKKGIILGLATWNYPDKTQKILQILDLYKYFDVIVSRDFPYKFIMINEILSELRNKGIKIKPEETMFIDDRRSHFGNVWLYLGNIKCVEMWKDIKCHSEILHMLD